In Nerophis lumbriciformis linkage group LG04, RoL_Nlum_v2.1, whole genome shotgun sequence, a single window of DNA contains:
- the LOC133605130 gene encoding cornifelin-like isoform X2 — protein sequence MSNPAVTHQPGAGSYGTNMQTGEWSTGLCACCSDLFICAFGCICPNVMACYTAHKYGENCCLGLLPGGLTAMRTHMRLTYGIQGTICNDALMSCFCGMLEVCRMAREIRIRNGEV from the exons ATGTCAAACCCAGCAGTGACCCATCAGCCAGGCGCCGGCAGCTATGGGACCAACATGCAAACGGGAGAGTGGAGCACGGGCCTCTGCGCCTGCTGCAGTGATTTGTTTATTT GTGCTTTTGGATGCATCTGTCCCAACGTGATGGCCTGCTACACGGCACACAAGTACGGAGAGAACTGCTGCCTGGGTTTACTCCCCGGGGGCTTAACGGCCATGAGGACTCACATGAGGCTCACTTACGGCATCCAG GGGACCATTTGCAACGACGCCCTCATGTCCTGCTTCTGCGGGATGTTAGAGGTGTGCAGGATGGCCAGAGAAATACGCATCCGAAATGGAGAGGTTTAA
- the mrps15 gene encoding small ribosomal subunit protein uS15m — protein sequence MFTNITLRTILKSSSAILRESCGPVSASPRHCCSALLSGPKVSRVSGSFVSPPLVRQYARTSKKKDPGPQSQLSDLPPTMLKKDYAAVPLAQTTDGIVKRLLSLELANHTEKLRLKTEQLISKVQRDENDRTSVEVQVAILTARIRNLQEHMLKHHKDKANKRRMLMAIDRRKKLLKNLRLVRYDTFEKVCEQLGITYTFPPEYYRRATRRWVAKKAFCLKVYQEVQKMKLKKKAAAAAAAAAQTEAKSQ from the exons ATGTTTACAAACATAACCCTGCGGACTATTTTGAAGTCCTCGTCGGCCATTTTGCGAGAGAGTTGCGGCCCTGTGTCCGCCTCACCTCGACACTGCTGCTCGGCGCTGCTGTCAGGACCCAAAGTCAGCCGTG TGTCAGGAAGCTTTGTCTCTCCACCATTAGTACGGCAATATGCTCGCACATCCAAGAAAAAAGACCCAG GCCCCCAGAGTCAACTCAGCGACCTTCCTCCAACCATGTTGAAGAAGGATTATGCGGCTGTACCCCTCGCTCAAAC GACAGACGGTATTGTCAAAAGACTTCTTTCATTGGAGCTGGCCAATCAT ACTGAAAAACTCCGGCTGAAAACGGAACAGCTGATCAGCAAAGTGCAGCGCGATGAAAACGACCGCACCTCAGTGGAAGTGCAGG tgGCCATTCTCACGGCAAGAATCCGGAACCTACAGGAGCATATGCTCAAACATCACAAG GACAAAGCCAATAAGAGACGCATGCTCATGGCCATCGACAGGAGGAAAAAGTTGTTGAAGAACCTGAGGCTTGTCCGCTATGACACCTTCGAGAAGGTGTGCGAGCAGCTGGGCATCACCTACACCTTCCCCCCAGAGTACTACAGGAGAGCCACTCGCCGCTGGGTGGCCAAGAAGGCCTTTTGTTTAAAG GTCTACCAAGAAGTGCAGAAGATGAAACTGAAGAAaaaagctgctgctgctgctgctgctgctgctcagaCAGAAGCTAAGAGCCAGTAG
- the LOC133605130 gene encoding cornifelin-like isoform X1 — MWQDSDSEPVGHMSNPAVTHQPGAGSYGTNMQTGEWSTGLCACCSDLFICAFGCICPNVMACYTAHKYGENCCLGLLPGGLTAMRTHMRLTYGIQGTICNDALMSCFCGMLEVCRMAREIRIRNGEV; from the exons ATGTGGCAAGATTCAGATTCAG AACCAGTGGGCCACATGTCAAACCCAGCAGTGACCCATCAGCCAGGCGCCGGCAGCTATGGGACCAACATGCAAACGGGAGAGTGGAGCACGGGCCTCTGCGCCTGCTGCAGTGATTTGTTTATTT GTGCTTTTGGATGCATCTGTCCCAACGTGATGGCCTGCTACACGGCACACAAGTACGGAGAGAACTGCTGCCTGGGTTTACTCCCCGGGGGCTTAACGGCCATGAGGACTCACATGAGGCTCACTTACGGCATCCAG GGGACCATTTGCAACGACGCCCTCATGTCCTGCTTCTGCGGGATGTTAGAGGTGTGCAGGATGGCCAGAGAAATACGCATCCGAAATGGAGAGGTTTAA